A window of Acidobacteriota bacterium contains these coding sequences:
- a CDS encoding CusA/CzcA family heavy metal efflux RND transporter yields the protein MIQAIIRFSAHNRFLVLLATAVVVAYGIYTLQHIPVDAIPDLSDTQVIIYSRWDRSPDIIEDQVTYPIVSAMLGTPNVKTIRGFSDFGFSYVYVIFQDGTDIYWARSRVLEYLSKIQPLLPTGVKTEIGPDATGVGWVFQYALVDDSGTQSLADLRTLQDWNLRYRLQSVPGVAEVASIGGFVQQYQVIVDPNRLKAYDLAVMDVSNAVRTSNSEVGGRLLELAGKEFMVRGRGYVKSKGDLEQIVLKTDERGTPVLLRDVATVAIGPEMRRGVSDLDGTGEAVGGIVVMRHNENARDVIARVKTRLKELESSLPKGVRFITTYDRSELIERSIENLRGELLAEIAIVSLVILIFLWHIPSAIVPIITIPVALLLAFIPMRLMGISSNIMSLAGLAISIGVLVDGAIVEVENAYKKLELWQEGGRQGDYHAVRLEALLEVGPSVFFSLLVIAVAFLPIFTLVDQEGRLFTPLAWTKNLAMFIAAGLAVTLDPALRMLFTRMDFPTWRPRFLSWLVGQVTVGRYYAEEKHPVSRILFWLYEPACRVVLRFPKTTIATALLIVVSTVPIYLKLGHEFMPALNEGTILYMPTTLPGISVTEAGRLLQTQDRILKSFPEVVSVFGKAGRAETSTDPAPFSMMETTVVLRPPSEWRSKARWYSGKAPEWLQTLVLRHIWSDRISWDELTSDMDAALKIPGTSNAWTMPIKARIDMLTTGVRTPVGIKIFGADLKQIESIGTRLEEILRAVPGTRSVFAERAAGGYFVDFDLNREALARYGLSVGAVQDVIMSAVGGENVTTTIEGRARFPVNVRYPRGLRDDLDRLGQVLVMTPSGAQIPLSQVAAIRTVAGPSMIRNENGLLAGYVFVDMTESDVGGYVERARAAVAAELTLPNGYSLEWSGQYENMLRVRERLKLVVPITLFLIFFLLYMNTKSAFKASIVMLAVPFSVVGAVWLMYLLGYNVSIAAWVGMIALMGLDAETGVFMLLFLDLSYEEARKAGRLASRKDLHAAIIHGAVKRVRPKMMTVTAAMMGLMPIMWSMGTGADVMKRVAAPMVGGLVTSFAMELLVYPAIYLLWKQRSLTKA from the coding sequence ATGATTCAGGCCATCATCCGGTTCAGCGCGCACAACCGTTTCCTGGTGCTGCTTGCCACGGCCGTCGTCGTGGCCTACGGCATCTACACGCTTCAGCACATCCCCGTCGACGCCATCCCGGACCTGTCGGACACGCAGGTCATCATCTACTCGCGTTGGGACCGCAGCCCGGACATCATCGAGGACCAGGTCACGTATCCGATCGTCTCGGCGATGCTCGGCACGCCGAACGTCAAGACGATCCGCGGCTTCTCGGATTTCGGCTTCAGCTACGTCTACGTCATCTTCCAGGACGGCACCGACATCTACTGGGCGCGCAGCCGAGTGCTTGAGTACTTGTCGAAGATTCAACCGCTGCTGCCGACAGGCGTGAAGACGGAGATCGGCCCGGACGCGACGGGTGTCGGCTGGGTGTTCCAGTACGCACTCGTCGACGATTCCGGCACGCAGTCGCTCGCCGATCTCCGAACGCTCCAGGACTGGAACCTGCGCTATCGTCTGCAGTCCGTGCCGGGTGTGGCCGAAGTTGCCTCGATCGGCGGGTTCGTCCAGCAGTACCAGGTCATCGTCGATCCCAACCGCCTGAAGGCGTACGACCTCGCGGTCATGGATGTCTCCAACGCTGTGCGGACCAGCAACAGTGAGGTGGGGGGGCGCCTGCTGGAGCTCGCCGGCAAGGAGTTCATGGTGCGCGGCCGGGGCTATGTGAAGTCGAAGGGCGATCTCGAACAAATCGTGCTCAAGACGGACGAGCGGGGCACGCCCGTGCTCCTGCGCGACGTCGCCACCGTGGCCATTGGTCCCGAGATGCGCCGAGGCGTCTCCGATCTCGACGGCACCGGCGAGGCGGTCGGCGGCATTGTGGTGATGCGCCACAACGAGAACGCCCGTGACGTCATCGCCCGGGTGAAAACCCGCCTGAAGGAACTGGAATCCTCGCTGCCCAAGGGGGTCCGGTTCATCACGACGTACGACCGGTCCGAGCTTATTGAGCGATCGATCGAGAACCTGCGCGGTGAACTGCTCGCCGAGATCGCGATTGTCAGCCTCGTCATCCTGATCTTCCTCTGGCACATCCCGTCGGCCATTGTCCCGATCATCACCATCCCGGTAGCGCTGTTACTCGCGTTCATCCCGATGCGGCTGATGGGCATTTCGTCCAACATCATGTCGCTCGCGGGCCTGGCTATCTCGATCGGCGTGCTGGTGGATGGCGCCATCGTGGAGGTCGAGAACGCGTACAAGAAACTCGAACTCTGGCAGGAGGGCGGACGCCAGGGCGACTACCACGCCGTGCGGCTGGAAGCACTGCTCGAGGTGGGCCCATCGGTGTTTTTCTCGCTCCTGGTGATCGCAGTGGCGTTCCTGCCGATCTTCACCCTGGTCGACCAGGAAGGCCGCCTGTTCACGCCGCTCGCGTGGACGAAGAATCTCGCCATGTTCATCGCGGCGGGCCTGGCCGTCACGCTCGATCCCGCGCTGCGGATGCTCTTTACGCGGATGGACTTCCCAACGTGGCGTCCGCGATTCCTGTCGTGGCTGGTCGGACAGGTGACGGTGGGTCGCTACTACGCGGAAGAGAAACACCCGGTCAGCCGGATTCTCTTCTGGCTCTATGAGCCGGCGTGCCGTGTGGTGCTGCGCTTTCCCAAAACGACCATCGCGACTGCTCTGCTGATTGTCGTCTCCACCGTCCCGATCTACCTGAAACTGGGCCACGAGTTCATGCCGGCGCTCAACGAAGGCACGATTCTGTACATGCCGACGACGCTGCCGGGCATCTCGGTGACCGAGGCGGGCCGACTGCTGCAAACGCAGGATCGGATCCTCAAATCGTTCCCGGAGGTCGTGTCGGTGTTCGGCAAAGCCGGACGCGCGGAGACCTCGACCGATCCCGCGCCGTTCTCGATGATGGAGACGACCGTCGTGCTGAGACCGCCCTCCGAATGGCGATCGAAGGCGCGCTGGTACTCCGGCAAGGCACCTGAGTGGCTCCAGACCCTCGTATTGCGCCACATCTGGTCGGATCGCATCTCGTGGGACGAACTCACGTCCGACATGGATGCCGCCTTGAAGATCCCCGGCACGAGCAACGCCTGGACGATGCCCATCAAGGCGCGGATCGACATGCTGACGACGGGCGTGCGGACGCCGGTGGGCATCAAGATTTTCGGCGCCGACCTGAAGCAAATTGAATCCATCGGCACGCGCCTCGAGGAGATCCTCCGCGCCGTACCCGGAACGCGGAGCGTGTTCGCGGAACGCGCGGCTGGCGGGTATTTCGTCGATTTTGATCTGAATCGCGAGGCGCTGGCCCGGTACGGTTTGTCGGTGGGCGCCGTTCAGGATGTCATCATGTCGGCCGTCGGCGGCGAGAATGTCACGACCACGATCGAAGGCCGCGCCAGGTTCCCGGTCAACGTCCGCTATCCGCGCGGACTGCGCGATGATCTCGACCGGCTCGGGCAGGTGCTCGTGATGACGCCGTCGGGCGCGCAGATCCCGTTGTCGCAGGTGGCCGCCATCCGCACCGTGGCCGGCCCGTCCATGATCCGCAACGAGAACGGGCTTCTCGCAGGCTACGTGTTCGTGGACATGACCGAGAGCGACGTGGGCGGCTACGTGGAGCGGGCCCGCGCCGCGGTCGCCGCGGAACTGACGCTGCCCAACGGCTATTCGCTCGAGTGGAGCGGCCAGTACGAGAACATGCTGCGGGTGCGCGAACGGCTCAAGCTGGTCGTTCCGATCACACTGTTCCTGATCTTCTTCCTGCTCTACATGAACACGAAGTCCGCCTTCAAGGCCTCCATCGTGATGCTGGCCGTGCCCTTCTCTGTGGTGGGCGCCGTGTGGCTCATGTACCTGCTGGGCTACAACGTGTCGATTGCGGCGTGGGTGGGCATGATTGCGCTCATGGGCCTCGACGCCGAAACCGGTGTCTTCATGCTGCTGTTCCTCGACCTCTCGTACGAGGAGGCACGAAAAGCGGGGCGGCTGGCCTCGCGGAAGGACCTGCATGCAGCCATCATTCACGGCGCCGTCAAGCGGGTTCGCCCGAAGATGATGACCGTCACAGCCGCCATGATGGGCCTGATGCCGATCATGTGGTCGATGGGCACCGGCGCCGACGTCATGAAGCGCGTGGCAGCGCCCATGGTCGGCGGACTAGTCACCTCCTTCGCGATGGAACTGCTCGTGTATCCCGCCATCTATCTGCTCTGGAAGCAGCGGTCACTGACGAAGGCGTAG
- a CDS encoding VWA domain-containing protein has protein sequence MQRVRPSTIASRLTYLTAIVVTVFIGPEMMRHDLRLFPVVAALAAERTAATPSARQGGQPKPTFRTVVALVPVDVRVIDNRTGKPVTDLRQEDFTLLEDGVRQEVKHFVNQPLMPDPARSYPLLVIPDAAAKRAVWEQATAISPQTRRVFLIVLGNGRLQGPSKGLDALLSFVRDRLLPQDQVAVFAYDRATDFTANHEQVVQVIERFREDNGAITAEIDQQFSGLAAVYGSQELPDSVQARVDKVFGGSDMLKNATVGRAENAASGDRTRRDARQRGEAALDAVVASGRLTPQADSALGPQAALSWSTFDNFVAANAQTLRDMGNLYAAIAYMREIEGEKHLIFVTEQGMHVGRREDEQDLAVVASDGRVAIDVIQTGGLDPSEDAMFARQGLRAIAEATGGTSSICEAGSLAFERLDSVTRNTYVLGYYPSNTKWDAAYRKIEVKVNRRDVTILSRDGYHSFTTVAGFDRQEYITRHRIEGAAAFPKDVTDIHVKLKASFSVSDGQPTVMVDALIDPSHLYYTIRKSVRLGRIVIAVLAMDGERSILGGTYKKQVAHLEYDKPTFDIVKKKWIPYQVRMRVPVDTRYVRVVVYDYMMDLVGTAGTWVY, from the coding sequence ATGCAACGCGTACGACCATCAACGATCGCCTCTCGACTGACCTACCTGACGGCGATTGTGGTGACGGTGTTCATCGGCCCGGAAATGATGCGGCATGACCTTCGGCTCTTCCCTGTCGTCGCGGCCCTTGCTGCTGAACGGACGGCGGCAACACCCTCGGCTCGCCAGGGCGGCCAGCCAAAGCCGACGTTTCGCACGGTCGTCGCGCTCGTACCCGTCGATGTGCGCGTCATCGACAACAGGACCGGCAAGCCGGTCACCGACCTGAGGCAGGAGGACTTCACGCTGCTGGAAGACGGAGTCCGCCAGGAGGTCAAGCACTTCGTGAATCAGCCGCTGATGCCTGACCCGGCGCGGTCGTACCCACTGCTTGTCATCCCGGACGCAGCGGCCAAGCGTGCGGTCTGGGAACAAGCTACGGCTATCTCGCCCCAAACCAGGCGCGTCTTCCTCATCGTACTTGGCAACGGCCGCCTGCAGGGGCCGTCCAAGGGGCTCGACGCCCTCCTGTCCTTCGTGCGCGATCGCCTGCTGCCTCAGGACCAGGTTGCCGTGTTCGCCTACGATCGCGCGACCGACTTCACGGCCAACCATGAACAGGTGGTGCAGGTGATCGAACGGTTCCGGGAGGACAACGGCGCTATCACCGCCGAGATTGACCAACAGTTCAGTGGGCTGGCGGCAGTCTACGGCAGCCAGGAACTGCCGGACTCCGTGCAGGCACGGGTCGACAAGGTGTTCGGCGGATCGGACATGCTGAAGAACGCGACCGTCGGCCGGGCGGAGAATGCCGCAAGCGGCGACCGCACCAGGCGGGATGCTCGGCAACGCGGCGAGGCTGCGCTGGACGCGGTCGTCGCGTCGGGACGACTCACGCCACAGGCTGATTCCGCCCTTGGACCGCAGGCTGCTCTGTCCTGGTCGACGTTCGACAACTTCGTTGCCGCCAACGCCCAGACGCTCCGGGATATGGGAAACCTGTACGCCGCGATTGCGTACATGCGTGAGATCGAGGGCGAGAAGCATCTGATCTTCGTCACCGAGCAGGGTATGCACGTCGGCCGTCGCGAAGACGAGCAGGACCTCGCCGTCGTCGCCAGCGACGGACGCGTTGCGATCGACGTCATCCAGACGGGCGGGCTCGACCCGTCAGAGGACGCGATGTTCGCACGGCAGGGCTTGAGGGCCATCGCGGAGGCCACAGGGGGGACCTCGTCGATCTGCGAAGCAGGATCGCTCGCCTTCGAACGGCTCGACAGCGTCACGCGGAACACGTACGTGCTCGGGTACTACCCGTCTAACACCAAGTGGGACGCTGCCTACCGGAAGATCGAGGTCAAGGTCAATCGACGCGACGTGACGATCCTTTCACGGGACGGGTACCACTCGTTCACGACCGTTGCCGGCTTCGATCGACAGGAGTACATCACGCGCCACCGGATAGAAGGGGCAGCGGCGTTCCCGAAGGACGTGACGGACATCCACGTCAAACTCAAGGCGTCGTTCTCGGTGAGCGACGGGCAGCCGACGGTGATGGTCGACGCGCTGATCGACCCATCACACCTCTACTACACGATCCGGAAGAGCGTTCGTCTTGGTCGGATCGTCATCGCCGTGCTGGCCATGGACGGCGAGCGGTCGATTCTCGGTGGCACCTACAAGAAGCAGGTGGCACATCTCGAGTACGACAAGCCCACGTTCGACATCGTGAAGAAGAAGTGGATTCCGTATCAGGTGCGGATGCGAGTGCCGGTCGACACGCGCTACGTGCGCGTCGTCGTCTACGACTACATGATGGACTTGGTGGGAACGGCGGGGACCTGGGTCTACTGA
- a CDS encoding efflux RND transporter periplasmic adaptor subunit: MTRMTRNGAVAAVLVMLVAGGLTWAGCRQAAQSGTPAANAPAAKYHCPMHPTVVSDKPGDCPICGMKLVPIEPASQPAPATHAAPTTGGRRILFYRSPMDPTIHSDRPAKDSMGMDFLPVYEDETAPSAAAVAGRAVVSLTPERRSLLGVRSSEVRQMRIEKSLRTVGRVTPDERRLAHFHTRFEGTVEHLYVDYTGMYVKKGDPVLSIYSPELVATQQEYLLALRAQKQLGSSAIPSVAQGSANLLEAARQRLLQWDIRPQDIAEVERTGTVKRTFDLYADVSGFVVQKNVVQGMRVMPIDTLFDLVDLSHVWVLADVYESDLQTVRLGMPADVTFSYLPGRTWRGAVTNIAPTVEEKTRTVKVRIDVDNTGGALKPDMYADVQLRTDMGTGLVVPDSAIIDTGDRKLVFLDRPDGAIEPREVEIGVRIPDGYQVLRGLVKGDRVVTAANFLLDSESSLKAALSAISASSSASPARVKR; the protein is encoded by the coding sequence ATGACACGTATGACACGAAACGGAGCTGTCGCAGCGGTGCTGGTGATGCTCGTGGCTGGTGGCCTGACGTGGGCCGGCTGCCGCCAGGCGGCCCAGTCCGGAACGCCGGCCGCCAACGCGCCCGCCGCGAAGTATCACTGCCCGATGCATCCGACGGTGGTCTCCGACAAGCCCGGCGACTGCCCGATTTGCGGGATGAAGCTCGTGCCGATCGAGCCGGCGTCCCAACCGGCCCCGGCGACCCACGCGGCCCCGACGACCGGAGGCCGGCGGATCCTGTTCTACCGGTCGCCGATGGATCCGACGATCCACTCAGACAGGCCGGCCAAGGACAGCATGGGGATGGACTTCCTCCCGGTCTACGAGGACGAGACCGCGCCGTCGGCTGCTGCCGTTGCGGGGCGGGCGGTGGTGTCGCTCACGCCTGAGCGACGCAGCCTGCTTGGCGTGCGCAGTTCGGAGGTTCGCCAGATGCGCATCGAGAAGTCGCTGCGCACGGTGGGCCGTGTGACGCCGGACGAGCGACGCCTCGCGCACTTTCACACCAGGTTCGAGGGCACCGTCGAACATCTTTACGTCGACTACACCGGCATGTACGTGAAAAAAGGCGATCCCGTGCTCTCGATCTACAGCCCGGAACTGGTCGCGACCCAGCAGGAGTACCTGCTCGCACTGCGGGCGCAGAAGCAGCTCGGCTCAAGCGCCATCCCCTCGGTCGCGCAGGGGAGCGCGAACCTGCTGGAGGCGGCGCGACAGCGCCTGCTGCAGTGGGACATCCGCCCGCAGGACATCGCCGAGGTCGAACGCACCGGCACGGTCAAGCGCACATTCGACCTGTATGCCGATGTCAGCGGTTTTGTCGTGCAGAAGAACGTCGTGCAGGGCATGCGCGTGATGCCGATCGACACGCTCTTCGATCTCGTCGATCTCTCGCACGTCTGGGTCCTGGCTGACGTCTACGAGTCGGATCTCCAGACGGTGCGTCTCGGGATGCCTGCCGACGTGACGTTCTCGTACCTGCCGGGGAGGACCTGGCGCGGCGCGGTCACGAACATCGCACCGACGGTTGAGGAGAAGACCCGCACCGTCAAGGTCCGGATTGACGTGGACAACACCGGCGGCGCGCTCAAGCCCGACATGTACGCCGATGTCCAGCTGCGCACCGACATGGGGACGGGCCTCGTCGTACCCGACAGCGCGATCATCGACACGGGGGATCGCAAGCTCGTGTTTCTCGATCGCCCCGATGGCGCCATCGAGCCGCGTGAAGTCGAGATCGGGGTCAGAATCCCGGACGGCTACCAGGTGCTGCGGGGCCTGGTAAAAGGCGACCGCGTCGTGACGGCCGCCAACTTCCTGCTCGACTCGGAGTCGAGCCTCAAGGCGGCGCTGTCGGCCATCAGTGCCTCATCATCTGCGTCGCCGGCGCGCGTGAAACGCTGA